The Anopheles gambiae chromosome 2, idAnoGambNW_F1_1, whole genome shotgun sequence genomic sequence gagcattgaaaaagtgttcaatgaaaaaacacacgcgcgcaccgTAACGTTCGATTCTCCGTAAGCCATTTTCGATATTGCGATCATCTTTTATGATAATTATGTATGTTGTTCTGCATAACCATGAGCCTCTTTTCTTCATATGAAGTTTAAAATTGAACTTTCAGCGAAAAAATAAGGCCTCCAGAAGCAAACTTGTTTCCAATCGCGAACGCGCAATATCGCCGCACCGTTAAAAACGGGTAGCATCGTTAGTAATCATCGGAGCACGTGTATTGCCCACCCCGCCCCTCCCTTCCACCGGCATTACACCTCCTCTCGCCCTCCGCGGGTTGGATTTGCCGGTATGCAGCAGGGCCAGTGCGTCTTTCCGTCCGTCTTGCCCCTTCCCCATGGTAGGGAATTCCCAAAGTCTTGGCGGCGTCTAGGCTAGAAGTAACACGTCAGATGACGATTTTGAATCAAGCGGGAATCTCCCTCTTGATACATTCGGCCTTGACCTTGTCCTAGTTTAGAAAAGAgactttcttcttcctctgtttttttgttgttgtgttggccCCCTGCGAGTGTTGCCGGGTTTGTTTCGAGGAAGCGAAAAGCCAGAGCGATTGTGCTATTTCTTTCTCGCACTTGGTACTTTGGTGTTAAAGTATTGACAAAATGAAATTATATGCTTTTTCTCCTCAACCATCTCTCCTTGCCCATTCACCACCCTGCCTTACCCACTCGATGAGTCATGTGGCAGTTATAGTAAATCCCGTGCCCCGCCCCATTCCTTCCACAACTTCGCTCTCCTGTCTTTCGACTTCCAAAGTTCATTGACATGGaatgtaatatttttgtttttattttgtctcCCTCTTGCCCTCGTGCCCTCTCCTGCGCCACTATTTCTTCCACCCGGTGGCATGAACGGACCGGAATTGTGTTGCTGCACGGTTCGCGGAAGCAGATCCTACCCCGGCGCCTAGACTGGACCGGACAGGAGCATCGACAGTCGCTGGATGAACTTGTGAGTATAGTAATAACATTATGAGCAATTTAGTTTGAATTTTGCTACCATTGCTTGGACACACGGTGCCGTCACCGGAAATGCTGAACGCCTAGCAAGTGGGCCATTTACcactacacacgcacacgctcgAATCGAGTCGAGCTCGAACGTGTCCGTAGGGGCGTCGGCGTGTCGGTGTGTTAGTGTGCGGCACAGCTTTTGCGACTCTCTCCCCTGTGTATGCGCCACCAAGGTGTGCTGTGTCGCCTAGATGTCCGGACCGTTTTGAAGGTCGCCATACTGCAATCCGGATTATCTCCGGTGTGGCGCGCCGGATGTGACTACCGGAAATGTTTTGGTTTATATTTTCATACTTCATACGCAAAAATAATTAGAAATTGCCTATGGCAAAACATTTCTTGTGTCCCATGTCCAACTTTCTTCCGCAGTGGACGGTGGCACCGGTGCTTGGTTCCGGATGTCGGAACATCCGGAACCTGGTTCCGTGCTTTTGTGCTGCAAACATACTCCCTACCACCTAATGGTGGCCGCCATGTTGGTTCTTATTCTCATCGGAAGTGACGCGGTCGTGCTTGATTTCGTACCAGGGCGGTTTAGAAAACAGCACGCGGTGGTCACTTCATCTCTAGCCCGTCCGCGACGGAAGTGTACGTTGcgcccatcaccaccaccaccaccctctcTTTTAGCCGTTTCAATCGAAGCAGCGCCTGCTTCGCTTTGTCCAATGAGAGCGaggtgtgcgagtgtgtgtgtgcgcgcgaatGGTAACACGCAGCTGCTTCGCTGTGTTGAAAGTGCTCGATTTTTCGCCGTCGGGAatggaattttaatttttaattgataaAATGTAATATTCATCATTGCATTGTGATATTCTGGTGTGGTTTTTGTGCATACATATACATTGAatcgtgttgttgtttcgtcGAATGTTAATTAGCACcgctttgtgtgttgtgttctgtgcGTGTATGCTTCGAATGTGCAAATAAGTGAGTTGTTTGTATAGTTTAGTGAATAAAACAaccaaataattatttaaattcgtAAAAAAACTATGATTGTGACGCCATTGTgatgtgaaattgaaatactCGTTCTGCGTTTTTACACCACCTCTCTCTGTCCGTGACCGGGGGggttgtattttttcgtatgcCACAACACCACTACACCAAACCGCGCCGTGTGTGTTGGTATGGGATGTTCGTACGCAGAAGCATAGAGTGCTCGAATCGCGTACGACGTTTCGCAGGGCCCGCTGCGCTCTTTGTGTAAAAGGTCTGGCAGcgagtgagagtgtgtgtgagcagtGTAGTTTAATTTTGTGCTTGACGGCACTCCTGCTGCCGTGGGGTTTTTGCCTTTTACATGAGCTCGCTTCGACGGGGAAGCAACGCTCTGTGCCTGCAATGTGTAGAAATGCATCAAAACAAATGACGATCGCACAGCTTTGCGGGATTTGTTTACAATGTTTTTGCTGTGAATTTACACTATAAATTGGAATCGGATTGCGTCCCTTAGTAAAAAAGTATAATCAGTCAGAAATGCTTTATATGTTCAAAGATGCTCAGAGCATTTAAATTGTTACGATATTGAgtaaattatacatttttcgTAAATTCGTAAATTCATCTTCCGTCGCGGCATCTGATTACCAGCGCAGACGATTTCGTCATGCGATGTACGTAgcactgctgtgtgtgtgtgtagagcgACCCTCCACTACCACATAGCAACCTTGTGTCTGTGTAATGATTTCGAGCAGTCGCTCTCGATGGCTGTGTTCGAAACAGCTAACATGACGATgaaaatacaatttattttatattaaataaCTTTTTGAGTAAAAAATCATGTAAAAATTAGCCAATATAAACTCGattttaaaacttttataCCTACCATATAATATACCCTACAATTTAACTCTTTGTTTTTTAGGAAAGGAAATATCCACACGTTGGACCAGAGCATTTGCTCGAAATATGCAGCCGTATCGGACCGCTGTTGGACAAAGTGCTGCCCCCGGCCGTGTCCGGCGTTTCGTCCGTGCTCGGCGCCGGGCGGCAGAGCCTGCTGCGCACGAAGGAAAGCGTAACCAGGCCGCGCCAGCTGCTCGACTACTACACGCGCCGGCACGACCGACCGCTGAGCGATGTGGTGAATCGCAACAACACGCACAACTTCGTGAAGGTGCTGTACGGGCGGGAAAGTGCGGGTCCGCTGACGCGCCGCCAGGCCATCCCGACCTCCTTCTACTCGAAGCAAACGCTGCAGCGGCGCACCCTCGGCCACCTGTCCGCGGTGTACTGCGTCCTGTTTGATCGCACCGGCAAGTACATCATCACAGCGGCGGATGACTTTCTCGTGAAGCTGTGGTCGGCCATCGACGGCCGCCTGCTGGCCACGTTCCGCGGTGCGTCCGCCGAAATCACCGATATCGCGATCAATCTCGACAACACGATGCTGGCGGCCGGTTCGCTGGATCGGATACTGCGCGTGTGGGATCTGCAATACGGCGGCCCCATAGCGGTACTGGCCGGCCACACCGGCATGATAACGTCGGTCAACTTTTGCCCCTCGCCCAAGACGGACCTGCGCTTTCTGGTTACGACCAGCACGGACGGCTCGGTCGCCTTCTGGGAGTACACGACGCGCAACGGCAAGACGACGTTCTCGTCCAAGCCCACCTCCTACCACGAAAAGCTGCGCCCGGGTCAGGCACAGATGATCTGTGCCTCGTTCTCGCCCGGCGGCATCTTCATGGCGGCCGGCTCGGCCGATCATCACGTGCGCGTGTACCTGATGTCGGAGGACGGGCCGAAGCGCATCCTGGAGACGGAATCGCACTCGGACACGGTCGATTCGATCCAGTGGGCCCACGGTGGGCTGAAGTTCATCTCGGGCAGCAAGGACGGTACGGCGCTGGTGTGGCACTTCGAGTCGCAGCAGTGGAAATCGATCCGGCTGAACATGGGCGACCGGCTGCTGACCTGTCCGCCCGTCAACCCGGACGACAACGTGAAGCTGAAGGTGACGATGGTGTCGTGGGACAACACGGACAACTGGGTGATAACGGCGGTGAACGATTTCACGATCAAGGTGTGGAATGCGCAGACGGGCAAGCTGCACCGCGTGCTGCGCGGGCACACGAACGAGATCTACGTGCTCGAGTCGCACCAGAAGGACTCGGGCGTGCTGCTGTCGGCCGGCCACGACGGCCAGCTGTTCATCTGGGACATTGTGCAGGGCGTTTCGATGGCAAACTTCGTCAACCGCATCGACGACCATTGCGAGGGCGGCATCTACGACGCGAAATGGTCCCCGGACGGTATGATGATTGCGGCGACGGATTCGCACGGCCACATACTGATGTTCGGGTACGGGTCGGGGCACGAGAAGCTGAAGCAGCTACCACCGGAGCTGTTCTTCCACACGGACTACCGGCCGTTGATACGCGACTCGGCGCTGCACGTAATGGACGAGCAGACGCAAACGATGCCTCACCTGATGCCGCCTCCGTTTCTGGTCGATATTGATGGCAATCCGTATCCACCGGCGCTACAGCGCTTGGTGCCGGGCAGGGAAAACTGTCCCACGGATCAGCTCATACCGAACATCAGTGTCGGTGGTGAGGGCGCGGAggtccagcagcaacagcagcagcagcagctacagccgGCTATTGGTggcggtgttggtggtgctcAGGCAGGCCCGCAGGAGCCCGCTGGTGGGGCATACTCGAATATCGATCGTATGATCGAAGCCCTGGCCAATCGACGACAGGTCGAGGGAGGTGGAGCAGATCGAGCGGCCCAGGGAGAAGATCAACAGGCGCCCGATTCGAACAATGATCGGGCACGTGGAGAGGACGCCGGTGGCGCTTTACAGCCCGCGAACAACGGTGGCAGACCGGGTAACAACGCGAATCAACCCGCCGGCGGAAGGAATGGGCAGCGTGGGTTCGGCTCCGCTGGCAATTGGCACCGCACGGAGGAAGGCTTCAAGTTTCACCGGCGCCAGTACGTGCGGCCGATGAGCTACTCGGCGATGGTGAATCTGAAGCAGCGCGTGTACGCGGCCGGAGTGCAGGAGCAGGAGGTGTATCGGCGCGAGATGCGCCGTCGCCCGGTCATGATCAACACTGCCAACAGTGCTTCCTCGTCCGGCGGTCCGTCCGGGCTGGGCGGTCGGCGAGCGGCTCGTGCCGGCGGTGGCGCCAACCGTTCGTTGCGCCGGGCCAACGGTGAGGGTGGAGCGAACGGAGCACGCCCAGCCTACCGGACGCGGGCTGTGCGCGAAAACGAACCCATGCCCGAACCGGACGAAGACGATGCGGCGGAAGAGCAGAACGAATCGTCGTCATCGGAGTCGAGCAACAGCGACTACTCCACCGCCATCGAGGAGAAGCTTGACCTGTCCGGGAGCAGCTCGAGCGACACCCAAAGCTCGGACTACTCCGACTGGGTGTCGCACGAGCCGGGCCACAATCTGGAACCCCCGAAGCGGTCGAAGCGGAAACACGTGCAACGCCGTGCCTATTCGCCGCCCGATCCCGACCAGCCCGGCCCGAGCCATGCGACGCCGGGCACGAGCGGTACGGGCGGTGGCCGTCGTCGCTCGACTAAGGTGCGTAAGATACCGCTGACGCGTGACGGTGAGATACCGGAACAGTTCCGGCCGCCCGAATGGCTGTCGGAGGTGATTCCGCGCAAGGCGCCCTACTACCCGCAGATGGGCGACGAGGTGGTGTACTTCCGGCAGGGCCACCAGCGCTACCTCGAGGCGGTGCGCACCAAGTCGGTGTACAACCTCGGCAACCGGTGCGAACCGTGGGCCGCGATGGAGATACAGGCGCACGAGCTGTGCAAGGTGATCGGCATCAAGTACGAGATCCGACCGCCCCGGCTGTGCTGCCTGAAGCTGGCCATCATTACGGAGGACGGCGAGCTGACGGGGCGCTCGTTCGCCATCAAGTACCACGATATGCCGGACGTGCTGGACTTTCTGGTGCTGAAGCAAACGTTCGACACGTCGGTCGGGCGCAGCTGGGGCCCGGGCGATCGGTTCCGCTGCATGATCGAGGACGTGTGGTGGACCGGGCAGATCGAATCTCACAACCAGCTGTCGGCCGACTTCCCGGACTCGCTGTTTATGTGCTTCCGGGTGCGCTGGGACAATGGCGAGTACGAGCTGATGAGCCCGTGGGATCTCGAGCCGGTGGACGAAGCGCGCCAGCCGGAGGAGGTGGGCGGTGCGGTGCCGGTGCTGCCCGAGGAGCTGCAAGCCACACTGTACCAGCCAAAGCCCGAGGAATGGCCCCGGGGCGATCGGGATGCGTCGTGCCGGCGCATCATCGCCGGGCTGGAGCAGGTGATGGGGCTGGCGATTGCGGATCTCTTCCTTGCGCCGGTCGATCTCAACATCTATCCCGAGTATGCGTTCGTGGTGGAGTATCCGATCGATCTGAACACGATCAAGTCGCGGTTCGAGAACCATTTCTACCGGCGCATCACATCGGCCCAGTTTGACGTGCGCTACCTGGCGACGAACGCGGAAAAGTTCAACGAATCGCACAGTACGATAGTGCGGAACGCTCGCATCATTACCGATCTCTGCTTGCGCATACTGAGGTGAGTAAGGGAAGCAGGAAAAACAAGCACGGAAACCATACTCTaatcaatgcttttttttgcttcacaaatgTGTTTTGGCAGTGATCTCAATGAAATCGATGTGCCAGCTGTGTATCACCAACTGGTCGATACATACCTATCGTCCGACTCGGAAACGGAGCGGCACAGGCCTGGCCCATCGACAAGCTCGGCCGGAGCTGCTGGTCCAGCCGGAAGTGGTGTTTCCAACAATCGACGAACGGGATCGCGAAGGTAACCATCGTCCGTCCGCTACGAAAGCTTTTCCCTCGGCAGCGATGCAGTCGGTGTACACTCAACGACCGTTCTCCTCTAATTACTTTTCAAGATCAAGACGACTGGTGCCGGAAGGGGATTGGCGAGTGGACTGCCGGGAGCTGCTGGAGATGATTTGGCAGTGCGATGATTCGGAACCGTTCCGAGAGCCGGTCGACACCATCGAGCATCCGGACTATCTGCAAATTATCGACACGCCGATGGATCTGCGCACGATAAAGGAAGATCTGCTCGGCGGCAACTACGAGTCGCCGTACGATTTCTGCAAAGACATGCGGCTCATCTTTCAAAACTCGCGCAattacaacacaaacaaacgttcGAGGGTAAGTTGGAAGGATCATTTCCATTTGTGTGCCATCCAATTTCAAATGTAATACTTTTGCCTTTTTCTTTTAGATCTACTCGATGACCCTACGGTTGAGCACGCTGTTCGAGGCGCACATAAAGGCTGTTATCTACAACTGGAAATCGGCCCGAAGGCGCAGTCGAGgcagtggcggtggcggtggaggcAGCGGTAGAAACCACGATCTTtccaccaccggcagcagcaatggGCTAGCATCGTCCACGAAACGGCGCCGACGAGATAGGCGGGACGATGCGGTGGCGGGTCCGAGCAGCAGCCGAAGAGGCGGGGCAGCACTGAACAGCAGCTCCGGCAGTGGGATGAACACGAGTGGCAGCTCGTCGCGTGCCACTGCCAGCCACGCAGCGGCACATTcggatgacgacgacgatgacgacgacgatgatgatgacgatgaggaggaggatcGCCGGGCGGCGAACCATCGTGCCGGCAAGCGTACGCGCAATGGCGGAATGCTAGTAGCGTCCTCGTCTCGCCGTGGTCATTCAACCGTGGCGGGTGGCTCGAACGGTGTGTCGTCATCGTCGGCCGGTGGTGGAGCAGGTAACAGTAACAATGTGATAGACCCGTTGGCTATTCCGGGTCCGAGTAGTAGCCGCGGCAGCCGGTCGGCCACCGGTGGCGGTGCGCGCATGCTGACGCGACGCGGCCGTCGGTCGCAGGACGAAGATGATGAGGAGGACGAGGCGGCTGCGAGCAGCGAGGAGTCGGATATGAGCAGCAGCGACAACACGAGCAGCGAATCGGACagcgacgatgacgacgatgacgatagCACGGGCGTACCGGTTTCGCACCGGGCGGACTACGACTCCGGCGAGATGTACGATCCGTACAAGCGGCGCACCAAACGGTCGCCCCAGAAGCGGAAGCAGAAGAAACGCAACAAGAAGAAGGTGCACCGGAAGGCGGGCGGCAAGCGTGATACGGTCAGCTCGACGACGAAACGAAAGCGCCCGGGTGTGCTGGACGACTCGCCGGAAGCGGGCAgcagtggtggtgttgttcgGCGGCCATCGGCAGCGGTGCGCGCAGCGCGTCAGGATCTGTTCGGCACTTCCTCGCCGGCTGGTGGCgaaagtggtggtggtacacgGTCGCTTCGCAACGGTACCGTGTCGAGTGCTGCTACCTCCAACGCAGCAGGAGCCGAAGCAGGATCGTCGATGCAGAACGATCACAGCAAGCCAAAGACATCGTCGCTGGGCAGCAAGCGGCCGCGCCGGAGCACCCGCAACCAGATGGACGACTCCAGCAACGAcaatgacgacgacgatgaggaggaggaggagaacgaAGAAAGCGAAGAGGATGTGGCAAGGGGCGGCGAGGGTAGTGCGGTGGCAGCGCGCGAGAGTCGCTCCTATCGGGGTGGACCGCCGGCGAAACGTAACCGCAGCCGGTACGAGTCCGATCACAGCTACCACAAGGAGCGTCCCAAGACGGCGCGGATCGTTTCGGATTCGGATAATGAAGTTGGCGAACCGTCCCGTTCGACCAGGGGCAGTGTCCGGCGGGCACAGGCCGAGTGGGGCAAGAGCGAGGACAGTTTGGAAGAAAGGCACGACGACgaggatgacgacgacgatgatgatgatgatgacgacaaCGGTGCCGAGGAGAAGGTTGCAAGACGGGGTGGTACTGCAAAACTGCGTTCGGAAAATGAGGAAGAGGATGAAGCGGTTGCCGGCGGATCGAGCACCCGTCGGACGGCggcaccatcgtcatcgtccggCACCGGTCGACGGATGCGGGCACGCAAGCTTCCGTCCGACCACGAGCAGAGCGCCGAGGAGACGAGCAACATTAGCAAGCGCAGCTCGGCTACGCAGCGCGCTCAGCGAGCGACGGTCGGTCGAAATCACCCAAACGCCTCGCAAGCTGCTTCGTCTAGCGGCACGCGCAACAGTTGGTACGCCAGCGAGAGTGACAACGACGGGAACCATCACCCCGCAGCCGGGGGTGCAGCAACCGTGCCTGCCGCCTCGACTAGCTTTCATTCGGTGCGCTCGTCACGTCGTATGGTGATGGAAATGAACTCATCCAGCACGATAGTTACCGCCAACGGGACGGCGAGTGGTTCGTCGATCGTACGAAGAACGATAAGcgctaccagcagcagcagtacgtctGGCCGCCGGTTGCGTGGAATGGATGCGAATCCGGCTAGTGGGACGGCTACTCCGCCACCACACACCGTGGATCATAACTACGGCGAGCAGCCGGGTCCATCCGCTACGCCAGCGGCAACGAGCGGTTCTTCAGCAGGCATTGCTGCCGGTGGCACGTCTAGTGCGGGACGGGGAGAGGCACTCGCTGCTGGCGTCCCGACCGTTGGTGGCGGTGTGAGTGCGTTGAGAAGAACGCGAACGCGCAGTACCGTGCTGTCCCGCCATCAGCGCAATCCGGACGAGCTCGATCAGGGCGTGATGTTGCCCGAGGCTCCGCATCGCCCGGAGGCGCCCGCGGATGGAAGCGATGAGGACGATAATCAACCGCTAAGGGCAGCACCATCATCCGGCGTCAGATCATCACGGTCCACCACGGCACGCCAGTTACGATCGCGCGCtgccggtgatggtggtgaaggcggcgctggtggtggtggtacaccGTTGAAGAGGAAATCAACGCGCATTTCGTCATCGCACGAGGAAGACCTGCCGGAGGACGGTGCCGCCGACGCCGCCGGCGACAGTGAGGACAGTGATGATTCCGATGACGATAATACGCCGCTGAAAATGATGGCGGGATCGTCGTCTTCGCGCACGAGGAGTGGTCGCTCGCAGCCCCCATCCGTTGCCGGTACGCCCAAGAAGAACGACAGCAGTACGGCGTCGTTCGGTAGCAGTCGGATCGTGCCACATCGGACGCGAAGAAAGGAACGGTACACGTCCGATGAGGAGTATGAGGTAAGTGTTTGCCATGTGCATTGAATGCATTGCACAAATAGCACTCTTAAAAGCATActttaaaatgtttgattgATGCTTTTAGGCTCCCGGTCCGTCGAGCGGAAGGTCGACGCGCAAGATGAAACGGCCCCGGTACAACGAAGAGTCGGAAGAGAATGACGAAGAGGACGGGCGTCGTGGCGCGGGCAACAATCACCATTCACATCATCGAGCGCAGCGGCACACGATGCGGCCCCGCCAGCGAGTGCTCAGGACTGCCCAGGAGGACGACAACGAGAACgatgacgacgaggacgagcacgacgacgaggaggatgaCATTGCACGGGCGCTGGCCAACATTCGGCAACGATCGCGCCGCACGAttgcttcctcctcctcctcctccgcggCACAGCACGGCACAGACGGCGATGCGGCCAACAacggtagtaccaatagtcaTAGTCATAGGGTGGTGGACAACCTTCCTCACCACACCACAacacaccagcaacaaccGTATCATCATgctactcctcctcctccttctcgcCATCAGTCAGCAGCCGGCAGCagtcagcagcagcgacgCGATACCATCGACGAAGCTGAGCGCAGTTTGGGCCGGCCAACTACTTCGCCACCGCACCACCGCAGCTGCAGCACTGGTGGTGGTCGTCCGCCGCGTAGTAGCAGCCACTATCCGCAGCAGGCCGCAACGGAGGtggcgacagcagcagcagctgggccTTCATCACGCTTTGCACGAGGACGGGGGGTCGGCCGGGGGCATCGTAACAACAGCAGCGACGAGGACGATGAGGAGCAGGATAGCGCACAGGAGGAGGATGGGGGGACGGAGAATGGAGGGGCCGATGACGCCACGACACTGCTCACCAGCGTCAGCAGCCGGGGCCGCGTACGGCGCATCAATCCGCGGGTGCGCAAGATTTTCGGCGAATAGTACTACGCCCTGGATGGTTCCGCGTGGGAGGAGGGAACCAGCGACACTGCGAGCAGTTCCGGCAGCGAGCAAGACCTTTCAATGTTTCTCGATTCTAGCAGAacgcaccggcagcagcagcagcagcagcagcagcagcagctccaacTTGGCCAGTTTTCCGACGAACAGTGTGtggaggagctgctgctgcacgatgcgaacaccactaccaccaccaccacgacggtAAGCAGCCTCGATGTGCAGGTGGACGACGTGGTGTACGACATTGGTGGCGAGGTGATGATGTTCTCCGCCAGCAGCCCATCCGGTGCAACGATCGAGGAGCTAGAGTTTATCCTTGGAACGTAAAAACAATGTGCGCGCTGCATCCAAGCAACAAGCGCGAAACCACAATCCCTCACTTATGGCGGGCAGGGTTTGTCGGTCGGTTGGAAAAACCGCTATCCATTATTAAAGTCATCGTTAGTCCGTTCGTCGATGCAAGTATCGCAAGGGAAAACGTTTAAGACTGATTATTAGAGAGCCAACGTGGTAATCAATTCGTTGCTGataacccacacacacactcgcactcccaCGCACCATCTTGCGTTTAGTTGGTGTTGTTGAGGTGTTTGCGCGATCGGATTATATTAGTTCGACCAGTTCATTTTCCCCCCGTTTCACTCCCCCGGGGGTCTATATATCTCATCTGCTGCCAGATTCGATCATTTACTGATAGAACGAAGTTGTACACCACACTACtttataagcacacacacacacacacacacacacagcccgcTCTGCAGCAAGCCGCGTGAACAAAGTGACAGataagaaagagaagaaaaaacagtaACAGTAGAGAAAGCGGAAGAAAAGGATCGCGGGAATAATTTCTCATAATTTTGTACAATATACCTAAGCGCCCTActagaaagagagcgagagagagagaaagagagagagagcgagagagagagagagagagagtacagTTAATTTCCTTACATAGCATAGTAATTTACCTATCAAGGGAATGTAACAGCGGAGTAGGCGGCGACGACACCACGGTTTGTAAAAAAAGAGGAAGGAAAGGATGTGTAAATGTAATCGCCCCCCTTGTTGATCGTCATCAATGCCGGAACGGAATATCAGTCGATCATTATTAATATTTCCCCTTTGTCACCGCCGcaactctttctctctctctctctctctctctctcacactctctcttgTGGTGCAACGTGACCGTAAAATAGGTGGTGTGTGGACACCGATCGTGCTTTTCGGTATCATCCTCTCCCGCTGGTTAAAAATGTAGAGTTTAAGCGTATTAAGAGTGTCTCTGTGTCGCGTATTTTAGGAAACAAAAGTAACTACTAGAACCGAGAGAGGAGATGTAATGTGCTAcagaaaagtaataaaaacgTGGATAAATATAAAAGAATGGTTGTAcgtgtttttctcttttttctatttttaagaTTCAATTTTGGCGTTCTATTTGTTGTCTCTGAGTAAGTTAGTAAGTTccatttacagttttttttaaagatttttggATGCTTCtcgatattttttttggaTTAAACGATTGTTTCCCACATATTTTTGAAACGTTACCACAATCCAATTTGAAAGAACGAATCCAATACGTTTCGGGAAGCATCCAAAAAGATTTCGTAAACAACATGTAAACTATGAGGGGAACCCTGTAAAATATGTTAGGAAAACACCCCACTCATggacaaaaaaagcaaagtttTCCTCTCCCCGACGGGGAATCGAACCCCGGTCTCCCGCGTGACAGGCGGGGATACTGACCACTATACTATCGAGGACGTTGC encodes the following:
- the LOC1281087 gene encoding bromodomain and WD repeat-containing protein 3 isoform X2; protein product: MEDQSLVKQNILVPELYFLISKFLANGPLRETAKVLVQELEHLDILPRRLDWTGQEHRQSLDELERKYPHVGPEHLLEICSRIGPLLDKVLPPAVSGVSSVLGAGRQSLLRTKESVTRPRQLLDYYTRRHDRPLSDVVNRNNTHNFVKVLYGRESAGPLTRRQAIPTSFYSKQTLQRRTLGHLSAVYCVLFDRTGKYIITAADDFLVKLWSAIDGRLLATFRGASAEITDIAINLDNTMLAAGSLDRILRVWDLQYGGPIAVLAGHTGMITSVNFCPSPKTDLRFLVTTSTDGSVAFWEYTTRNGKTTFSSKPTSYHEKLRPGQAQMICASFSPGGIFMAAGSADHHVRVYLMSEDGPKRILETESHSDTVDSIQWAHGGLKFISGSKDGTALVWHFESQQWKSIRLNMGDRLLTCPPVNPDDNVKLKVTMVSWDNTDNWVITAVNDFTIKVWNAQTGKLHRVLRGHTNEIYVLESHQKDSGVLLSAGHDGQLFIWDIVQGVSMANFVNRIDDHCEGGIYDAKWSPDGMMIAATDSHGHILMFGYGSGHEKLKQLPPELFFHTDYRPLIRDSALHVMDEQTQTMPHLMPPPFLVDIDGNPYPPALQRLVPGRENCPTDQLIPNISVGGEGAEVQQQQQQQQLQPAIGGGVGGAQAGPQEPAGGAYSNIDRMIEALANRRQVEGGGADRAAQGEDQQAPDSNNDRARGEDAGGALQPANNGGRPGNNANQPAGGRNGQRGFGSAGNWHRTEEGFKFHRRQYVRPMSYSAMVNLKQRVYAAGVQEQEVYRREMRRRPVMINTANSASSSGGPSGLGGRRAARAGGGANRSLRRANGEGGANGARPAYRTRAVRENEPMPEPDEDDAAEEQNESSSSESSNSDYSTAIEEKLDLSGSSSSDTQSSDYSDWVSHEPGHNLEPPKRSKRKHVQRRAYSPPDPDQPGPSHATPGTSGTGGGRRRSTKVRKIPLTRDGEIPEQFRPPEWLSEVIPRKAPYYPQMGDEVVYFRQGHQRYLEAVRTKSVYNLGNRCEPWAAMEIQAHELCKVIGIKYEIRPPRLCCLKLAIITEDGELTGRSFAIKYHDMPDVLDFLVLKQTFDTSVGRSWGPGDRFRCMIEDVWWTGQIESHNQLSADFPDSLFMCFRVRWDNGEYELMSPWDLEPVDEARQPEEVGGAVPVLPEELQATLYQPKPEEWPRGDRDASCRRIIAGLEQVMGLAIADLFLAPVDLNIYPEYAFVVEYPIDLNTIKSRFENHFYRRITSAQFDVRYLATNAEKFNESHSTIVRNARIITDLCLRILSDLNEIDVPAVYHQLVDTYLSSDSETERHRPGPSTSSAGAAGPAGSGVSNNRRTGSRRSRRLVPEGDWRVDCRELLEMIWQCDDSEPFREPVDTIEHPDYLQIIDTPMDLRTIKEDLLGGNYESPYDFCKDMRLIFQNSRNYNTNKRSRIYSMTLRLSTLFEAHIKAVIYNWKSARRRSRGSGGGGGGSGRNHDLSTTGSSNGLASSTKRRRRDRRDDAVAGPSSSRRGGAALNSSSGSGMNTSGSSSRATASHAAAHSDDDDDDDDDDDDDEEEDRRAANHRAGKRTRNGGMLVASSSRRGHSTVAGGSNGVSSSSAGGGAGNSNNVIDPLAIPGPSSSRGSRSATGGGARMLTRRGRRSQDEDDEEDEAAASSEESDMSSSDNTSSESDSDDDDDDDSTGVPVSHRADYDSGEMYDPYKRRTKRSPQKRKQKKRNKKKVHRKAGGKRDTVSSTTKRKRPGVLDDSPEAGSSGGVVRRPSAAVRAARQDLFGTSSPAGGESGGGTRSLRNGTVSSAATSNAAGAEAGSSMQNDHSKPKTSSLGSKRPRRSTRNQMDDSSNDNDDDDEEEEENEESEEDVARGGEGSAVAARESRSYRGGPPAKRNRSRYESDHSYHKERPKTARIVSDSDNEVGEPSRSTRGSVRRAQAEWGKSEDSLEERHDDEDDDDDDDDDDDNGAEEKVARRGGTAKLRSENEEEDEAVAGGSSTRRTAAPSSSSGTGRRMRARKLPSDHEQSAEETSNISKRSSATQRAQRATVGRNHPNASQAASSSGTRNSWYASESDNDGNHHPAAGGAATVPAASTSFHSVRSSRRMVMEMNSSSTIVTANGTASGSSIVRRTISATSSSSTSGRRLRGMDANPASGTATPPPHTVDHNYGEQPGPSATPAATSGSSAGIAAGGTSSAGRGEALAAGVPTVGGGVSALRRTRTRSTVLSRHQRNPDELDQGVMLPEAPHRPEAPADGSDEDDNQPLRAAPSSGVRSSRSTTARQLRSRAAGDGGEGGAGGGGTPLKRKSTRISSSHEEDLPEDGAADAAGDSEDSDDSDDDNTPLKMMAGSSSSRTRSGRSQPPSVAGTPKKNDSSTASFGSSRIVPHRTRRKERYTSDEEYEAPGPSSGRSTRKMKRPRYNEESEENDEEDGRRGAGNNHHSHHRAQRHTMRPRQRVLRTAQEDDNENDDDEDEHDDEEDDIARALANIRQRSRRTIASSSSSSAAQHGTDGDAANNVSSRQQSAAATRYHRRS